In one window of uncultured Acetobacteroides sp. DNA:
- a CDS encoding homoserine kinase, which yields MVKQVKVHAPATVANMVCGFDILGFALEAPYDEMALRLINEPIIRIINKDDYNLPTNPPDNVAGAALLALMDELDGSVGFEVEIKKNIKPGSGIGSSAASAAGAVVGANYLLGNRFSSDDLVRFAMCGEKVASGVKHADNITPCILGGVTLIRSIFPLDVVQLSSPALHVTVVHPQIEVKTENARKILKHQVELKDAIKQWGNVAGLVAGLLKKDYDLLGRSLEDVIIEPIRSILIPGFDEVKARCKEAGALGGGISGSGPSIFMLSKDEATAHRVEAVMAEVFTRLGIDYHTYVTTINTNGVKVFEE from the coding sequence ATGGTAAAACAGGTAAAAGTCCACGCACCAGCAACGGTAGCCAACATGGTGTGCGGATTCGATATACTGGGCTTTGCCCTCGAGGCACCCTACGACGAGATGGCGCTCCGCCTCATCAACGAGCCCATCATCCGCATCATCAATAAGGATGACTACAACCTACCCACCAATCCGCCCGACAACGTAGCTGGGGCAGCACTCCTTGCGCTGATGGATGAGCTGGATGGATCGGTTGGCTTCGAGGTGGAGATCAAGAAGAACATCAAGCCGGGCAGCGGAATCGGCTCCAGCGCGGCTAGCGCAGCCGGAGCGGTGGTTGGCGCAAACTATTTGCTGGGGAATAGATTCTCCTCCGACGATCTGGTGCGCTTTGCCATGTGCGGCGAGAAGGTGGCCAGCGGCGTAAAGCATGCCGACAACATCACCCCATGCATACTTGGTGGGGTTACGCTTATCCGCTCCATCTTTCCGCTCGATGTGGTGCAGCTGTCATCGCCAGCGCTACACGTCACCGTGGTGCATCCGCAGATAGAGGTAAAAACCGAGAATGCCCGCAAGATACTAAAGCATCAGGTAGAGCTAAAGGATGCCATAAAGCAATGGGGCAACGTTGCCGGATTGGTAGCCGGGTTGCTCAAAAAGGACTATGACCTGCTGGGACGCTCGCTGGAGGATGTCATCATCGAACCCATCCGCAGCATCCTAATTCCCGGTTTCGACGAGGTGAAGGCGCGGTGCAAGGAGGCAGGAGCACTAGGTGGCGGCATATCGGGTTCGGGCCCATCCATCTTTATGCTGAGCAAGGACGAGGCAACCGCCCACAGGGTAGAGGCGGTGATGGCAGAGGTGTTCACCCGCCTCGGCATCGACTACCACACCTACGTAACGACCATTAACACCAACGGGGTAAAGGTATTTGAGGAGTAA
- the thrA gene encoding bifunctional aspartate kinase/homoserine dehydrogenase I, whose product MRVLKFGGSSVATPQSVDAVLSIVKQSAEKRPTAFVVSAMGGITDMLLMAGRLATVQSEEYKQIIAEIENRFLEYVRHMLPITTQSATLSMVKQQINAIEEICNGVFVLQEMSPRISDRLVSFGELITSRIISAKMEADGIAHAWIDSRELIKTNSKFGHAAVSFSVTNKLIRKRFEATDERIAILPGFVASDDFGNTTTLGRGGSDYTAAILAAALNVSRLEIWTDVSGMMTADPRQVRNAKPIESISYQEAMELSHFGAKVLYPPTVQPVMRKKIPLWIKNTFAPTDHGTLITDSAHDGSEKISGLSSISSIALLSLEGAGMVGIPGFSKRLFAALAGEGVNVILITQGSSEHSICVAISENDEYRAVNAVNQAFHSEIAEGVVYPIKSERDFSVVALVGNSMVNQPGISGRMFGALGRNGINVRAIAQGSSERNISTVIATSDLRKALNVLHESFFETSYKQINLFVVGVGNVGSRLIEQLRHQQEYLQEQLKLQVRMIGVANSRQMHFDEDGICLDSWKEKLGAGSTMSLDKFIEMAVAMNKRNSIFVDNTGSHVIAKTYKQFLKRSISVVTCNKIACSSAYSEYSELKSLARKFNAQFLFETNVGAGLPVINTLNDLLRSGDRVNTIQAVLSGTLNFVFNKYDGTRSFAEVVQQAQDEGYTEPDPRLDLSGTDVMRKILILARESGRVLEMEQISNAGFLPESCMEGDIASFYGEVAMHEDHFKALLEKAQAEGKRLKYIATLKDNKASVGLQAVSPTSDFYNLDGKDNAVLFFTDRYKEQPLVVKGAGAGAEVTASGIFSDIIRAARV is encoded by the coding sequence ATGAGAGTCTTGAAGTTTGGAGGTAGCTCGGTAGCAACTCCACAAAGCGTAGATGCGGTGCTAAGCATCGTCAAGCAGTCGGCCGAAAAGCGGCCCACCGCCTTTGTAGTTTCGGCCATGGGCGGAATAACCGACATGCTGCTGATGGCCGGCCGGCTGGCAACGGTGCAGAGCGAGGAGTACAAGCAGATTATTGCCGAGATCGAGAACCGCTTTCTCGAGTACGTGCGCCACATGCTGCCCATCACCACCCAAAGCGCCACGCTAAGCATGGTGAAGCAGCAGATAAACGCCATCGAGGAGATCTGCAACGGGGTGTTTGTGCTGCAGGAGATGTCGCCGCGCATCTCCGATCGGCTGGTTTCGTTTGGTGAGCTGATCACCTCGCGCATCATCTCGGCAAAGATGGAGGCCGATGGCATCGCCCACGCGTGGATCGACAGCCGCGAGCTGATAAAGACCAACAGCAAGTTTGGCCACGCTGCGGTCAGCTTCTCGGTAACGAATAAGCTTATCCGAAAGCGCTTCGAGGCCACAGACGAGCGGATAGCCATACTTCCCGGCTTTGTTGCCTCCGACGACTTTGGCAACACCACCACCCTAGGCCGTGGCGGATCGGACTATACCGCAGCCATACTTGCGGCTGCCCTAAACGTTAGCCGCCTGGAGATATGGACCGACGTTAGCGGCATGATGACCGCCGACCCCCGCCAGGTGCGCAACGCCAAGCCCATAGAGAGCATCTCGTACCAGGAGGCCATGGAGCTGTCGCACTTTGGCGCCAAGGTGCTCTATCCTCCAACCGTGCAGCCGGTAATGCGCAAGAAGATTCCGCTATGGATAAAGAACACCTTTGCCCCCACCGATCATGGCACGCTGATTACCGACTCCGCACACGACGGAAGCGAGAAGATAAGCGGGCTATCGAGCATCAGCAGCATTGCGCTGCTCAGCCTCGAAGGTGCAGGGATGGTTGGCATTCCGGGCTTCTCGAAGCGCCTCTTTGCCGCCCTAGCCGGCGAGGGCGTAAACGTTATCCTAATTACTCAGGGCTCTTCGGAGCACTCGATATGCGTTGCCATCAGCGAAAACGACGAGTACCGCGCCGTGAATGCCGTTAACCAGGCATTCCACAGCGAGATTGCCGAAGGCGTGGTGTACCCCATAAAGAGCGAGCGCGATTTCTCGGTGGTGGCCCTCGTAGGCAACAGCATGGTAAACCAGCCCGGCATCAGCGGAAGAATGTTTGGGGCCTTGGGGCGCAACGGCATTAACGTTAGGGCCATTGCCCAAGGATCATCCGAAAGAAATATCTCCACCGTAATAGCAACCTCCGACCTACGAAAGGCGCTGAACGTGCTTCACGAAAGTTTCTTCGAGACCTCGTACAAGCAGATCAACCTGTTTGTGGTGGGCGTTGGGAATGTGGGCAGCCGCCTCATCGAGCAGCTAAGGCATCAGCAGGAGTACCTGCAGGAGCAGCTGAAGCTTCAGGTTAGGATGATTGGCGTTGCCAATAGCCGCCAGATGCACTTCGACGAGGATGGTATATGCCTCGACAGCTGGAAGGAGAAGTTAGGCGCAGGATCGACAATGAGCCTCGATAAGTTTATCGAGATGGCGGTTGCCATGAACAAGCGCAACTCCATCTTCGTAGACAACACGGGCAGCCATGTTATTGCCAAAACCTACAAGCAGTTCCTAAAGCGGAGCATCTCGGTAGTAACCTGCAACAAGATTGCCTGCTCGTCGGCCTACAGCGAATACTCAGAGCTGAAGAGCCTTGCCCGGAAGTTCAACGCCCAGTTCCTGTTCGAGACCAACGTTGGCGCTGGACTGCCCGTAATCAACACCCTCAACGACCTGCTGCGCAGCGGCGACAGGGTTAACACCATACAGGCGGTGCTTTCGGGAACCCTCAACTTCGTATTCAACAAGTACGACGGCACCCGCTCGTTTGCCGAGGTGGTGCAGCAGGCGCAGGACGAGGGCTACACCGAGCCCGATCCACGCCTCGATCTGAGCGGAACCGATGTGATGCGAAAGATACTAATCCTTGCCCGCGAGTCGGGTCGTGTGCTTGAAATGGAGCAGATATCGAACGCAGGATTCCTGCCCGAGTCGTGCATGGAGGGCGATATCGCCAGCTTCTACGGCGAGGTTGCCATGCACGAGGACCACTTCAAAGCGCTGCTCGAAAAGGCACAGGCCGAAGGGAAACGCCTAAAGTACATCGCAACGCTTAAGGACAACAAGGCATCGGTAGGCCTGCAGGCCGTTAGCCCAACAAGCGACTTCTACAACCTCGATGGGAAAGACAACGCCGTGCTCTTCTTCACCGACCGCTACAAGGAGCAGCCGCTGGTGGTAAAGGGTGCAGGTGCAGGTGCCGAGGTTACCGCCTCGGGTATCTTCTCCGACATCATTAGAGCCGCAAGGGTTTAG
- a CDS encoding TIR domain-containing protein, translated as MNKINTTEEVHINIFFAYSREDSALRDRLDKHLSGLKRKNYVNTWYDGKIDAGKEWEKEIDTNLSKADIVLLLISADFIASDYCYDVEMTKAISRHEKGDAVIIPIILNPCDWSDLPFSKIQGLPQNGKPITSTHWENSEIALNEVAKSIKDIVENLLKTKNKRLKAISEILNEKDNELKITLQQLEEYNIEQEIAREIIQDLKKEKKKIEVEILALNESAIELEKSLKQNQIKIEKIISKEQVDINKLRVEKEKLLGDVDKLNKEIEKLIIKKTNIEEDIKRKKITEPNK; from the coding sequence ATGAATAAAATCAATACAACTGAAGAAGTTCATATTAATATCTTTTTCGCATATTCACGGGAAGACTCTGCTCTAAGAGACCGACTGGATAAACATTTAAGTGGGCTAAAAAGAAAAAATTACGTAAATACATGGTATGATGGAAAGATTGATGCCGGTAAAGAGTGGGAAAAAGAAATTGACACTAATTTATCAAAAGCAGATATTGTTTTGCTGTTAATTAGTGCTGATTTTATAGCTTCTGATTATTGTTATGATGTAGAGATGACGAAAGCAATAAGCAGACACGAAAAGGGTGATGCTGTAATTATTCCGATAATTCTCAACCCATGTGACTGGTCAGACTTACCTTTTTCAAAAATACAAGGACTACCTCAAAATGGAAAACCGATAACTTCTACTCATTGGGAAAACTCAGAAATCGCTCTAAATGAAGTCGCAAAATCAATAAAAGACATTGTCGAAAATCTCCTGAAGACCAAAAATAAACGTTTAAAAGCGATTAGCGAAATATTAAACGAGAAAGACAATGAATTAAAGATTACACTCCAACAATTGGAAGAGTATAATATTGAACAAGAAATTGCACGTGAGATAATTCAAGATTTGAAGAAAGAAAAGAAAAAAATCGAAGTTGAAATCCTCGCTCTAAATGAATCTGCTATCGAATTAGAGAAGTCATTAAAACAAAATCAAATTAAGATTGAGAAAATAATATCCAAAGAACAAGTGGATATAAATAAACTTAGAGTTGAGAAAGAAAAACTTTTGGGTGACGTGGACAAACTTAATAAAGAAATCGAAAAACTTATTATCAAGAAAACCAATATTGAAGAAGATATAAAAAGAAAAAAGATAACTGAGCCTAATAAATAG
- a CDS encoding YdeI/OmpD-associated family protein, producing MMEKGNHTDGVPEELQKLLDNDSQAQEFFNSLANSYKKGYCDWVGSAKQAATRQTRAEKAILMLRNNQKTLKTL from the coding sequence ATGATGGAAAAAGGAAATCACACTGATGGAGTTCCAGAAGAGCTTCAAAAGCTACTCGACAACGACTCACAAGCACAAGAATTCTTTAACTCGTTGGCTAATTCGTATAAGAAGGGGTATTGCGATTGGGTAGGCTCTGCAAAGCAAGCAGCAACTAGACAAACCAGAGCAGAGAAAGCGATTTTAATGCTTCGAAACAATCAGAAGACCCTAAAAACACTATAA